The Streptomyces sp. NBC_00335 DNA window GGTTGTATAACTTGGTTATGACTGGCAGGCTGCGTCCATGCCCACCTTTTGCGCACCCGACGGAAGCCGGCTCGCCTACCGCACGATCGGCGCCGCCGACGGCCACGGCGAACCGGTCGTCTGCATCCCCGGAGGCCCCGCGGATTCCCAGTACCTCGGCGACCTCGGAGGGCTGTCCCGGCACCGCCGGCTGATCCTCCTCGACCTGCGCGGCACCGGCCGGTCGGCGGTTCCCGAGGACACCGCCTCCTACCGCTGCGACCGGCTCGTCGAGGACGTGGAGGCGCTGCGCCAGCACCTCGGGCTCGCCCGGACGCACCTGCTCGGCCACTCCGCCGGGGCGAACATCGCGATGGGGTACGCGGCCCGGTACCCCCGCACCATCGGCAAGCTCGCCCTGGTCGGCCCCGGCACCCGGGCCGTCGGGATCGAGGTCACCGGCGAAACCCGGCTCGCACTCGCACGGCTCCGCAAGGACGAGCCCTGGTTCCCGGCGGCCTTCGCCGCCCTGGAGGCCGTTTCCGCGGGCACGGGCGGCGACTGGGACGCCCTCGCCCCCTTCTTCTGCGGCC harbors:
- a CDS encoding alpha/beta fold hydrolase encodes the protein MPTFCAPDGSRLAYRTIGAADGHGEPVVCIPGGPADSQYLGDLGGLSRHRRLILLDLRGTGRSAVPEDTASYRCDRLVEDVEALRQHLGLARTHLLGHSAGANIAMGYAARYPRTIGKLALVGPGTRAVGIEVTGETRLALARLRKDEPWFPAAFAALEAVSAGTGGDWDALAPFFCGRWDSAAREHHAAGLPVNRDAVAHFGAEGAFTPQTTRAALAAFEAPVLLLTGEFDLNSPPRSTAELAGLFPDATLSVQPGAGHYPWVDDAERFAATVEEFLGQ